In Chryseobacterium gleum, a single genomic region encodes these proteins:
- a CDS encoding nucleoside recognition domain-containing protein — MVLSRIWSAFIIIAIAIASIKYVSSGNYKTIFNDMVVGKGGDTVKIASQPMNSLSPVVRDSLMKKNDFADSRIHYKTDSLKQNVNVYRVQESDGVIGTSETAVKICLGLIGIMTLFMGFMSIAEKAGGINLLSRLIQPFFSKLFPDIPKNHPAFGHMLMNFSANLLGLDNAATPFGLKAMESLQTLNPNKDTASNSQIMFLCLHAGGMTLIPVSIIAIRASMGSKTPTDIFLPCMIATFAATLAAMIIVSLYQKINLLRPVVIAYVGGISAVIALLVLYLVQLSKDELDDFSKVLSNGLILFIFLAIVLGAVYKKINVFDAFIEGAKEGFTTCVKIIPYLVGMLIAISLLRTSGVFDVIIDGMKWVANVANMDPRFVDGLPTALIKPLSGSGARGMMVDTMTTFGADSFQGKLAAVLQGSSDTTFYVIAVYFGAVAVKNTRYTVIAMLLADLVGIITSIALAYLFFA, encoded by the coding sequence ATGGTTCTCAGCAGAATTTGGTCGGCTTTCATTATCATTGCCATTGCCATTGCCAGTATAAAATACGTTTCGTCAGGTAATTACAAAACCATTTTCAATGATATGGTGGTAGGAAAAGGTGGTGATACAGTGAAGATTGCTTCCCAGCCTATGAACAGCCTCTCCCCTGTTGTAAGAGACAGCCTGATGAAAAAAAATGATTTTGCAGACAGCAGAATCCACTATAAAACAGATTCTTTAAAACAGAATGTAAATGTTTACCGCGTTCAGGAATCAGACGGAGTAATCGGGACTTCAGAAACCGCAGTTAAAATCTGCCTTGGCCTTATCGGAATTATGACCCTGTTTATGGGATTCATGAGTATTGCTGAAAAAGCTGGAGGCATCAACCTTTTAAGCCGTCTGATACAGCCCTTTTTCTCTAAACTATTTCCTGATATCCCTAAGAATCATCCCGCATTCGGGCACATGCTGATGAATTTCAGCGCCAATCTATTAGGGCTAGATAATGCTGCGACTCCTTTTGGTTTAAAAGCAATGGAAAGTCTCCAGACTTTAAACCCTAATAAAGATACAGCCAGCAATTCACAGATTATGTTTCTGTGCCTTCATGCAGGTGGTATGACTTTGATTCCTGTATCGATTATTGCGATCAGAGCCTCGATGGGTTCCAAAACGCCTACAGATATTTTCCTGCCCTGTATGATTGCCACTTTTGCCGCTACACTGGCAGCAATGATTATCGTTTCATTATATCAGAAAATCAATCTTCTCCGTCCTGTAGTGATTGCCTATGTAGGAGGAATTTCAGCCGTTATCGCTTTATTGGTTTTGTACCTGGTTCAGTTGAGCAAAGATGAGCTGGACGATTTCAGCAAAGTATTGAGCAATGGACTGATTCTCTTCATTTTCCTGGCGATTGTATTGGGTGCTGTTTATAAAAAAATCAACGTTTTTGATGCCTTTATTGAAGGGGCAAAAGAAGGTTTTACAACCTGTGTCAAGATTATCCCTTACCTTGTCGGAATGCTGATTGCCATTTCATTATTAAGAACCTCCGGTGTTTTCGATGTGATTATCGACGGAATGAAGTGGGTGGCCAACGTTGCCAATATGGATCCTAGATTTGTGGATGGACTTCCAACGGCTTTAATCAAACCTTTATCCGGTTCCGGAGCCAGAGGAATGATGGTAGACACAATGACAACATTTGGAGCTGATAGTTTTCAGGGTAAATTGGCAGCAGTTCTTCAGGGAAGCTCAGATACGACGTTTTACGTGATCGCAGTATATTTCGGGGCTGTGGCTGTTAAAAATACAAGATATACGGTAATTGCCATGCTTCTGGCCGATCTGGTGGGTATTATCACTTCTATCGCACTGGCTTATTTATTTTTCGCATAA
- a CDS encoding DUF6973 domain-containing protein, translating into MRTFKIFFNAIRSMSFKKIMRLLSLILPHPLFALLSFYATVKAFTIAQKKFPETASNNGIGNAFRHALWCCFIMMYCCKISSPKKALDFCKRITDMHEELFPNEPLETKMDLHNNKIGMDYFMELLPGIHRQFFEKSFFVDALIKKMDDAKVLKSLDDNFEGYLVYLEE; encoded by the coding sequence ATGAGGACTTTTAAAATATTTTTCAATGCCATCAGGAGTATGAGTTTTAAAAAGATTATGCGTCTTTTATCACTCATCCTTCCCCATCCTCTTTTCGCTTTACTAAGTTTTTATGCTACAGTAAAGGCATTCACCATTGCACAGAAAAAATTCCCTGAAACAGCCTCCAATAACGGCATTGGAAATGCTTTCAGGCATGCTCTCTGGTGCTGCTTCATTATGATGTACTGCTGTAAGATTTCCTCTCCTAAAAAAGCGCTTGATTTTTGCAAAAGAATTACGGACATGCATGAAGAGCTGTTCCCGAATGAGCCCCTGGAAACCAAAATGGATCTTCATAACAACAAAATCGGAATGGATTATTTCATGGAACTTTTACCGGGAATTCACCGTCAGTTTTTTGAAAAAAGCTTCTTTGTAGATGCATTAATCAAAAAAATGGATGATGCAAAAGTTCTTAAAAGCCTGGATGACAATTTTGAGGGGTATCTTGTTTATCTGGAAGAGTAA
- the accD gene encoding acetyl-CoA carboxylase, carboxyltransferase subunit beta has translation MAFDWFKRKAKNITTSTDEKKDVPKGLWHQTPSGKVVEHDELKRNNYVSPEDGFHVRIGSAEFFDILFDGGKFTELDANVESIDILNFKDTKPYKDRLKEVKAKTKLTDSIRNAVGTVKGTEMVVSCMDFAFIGGSLGSVMGEKIRRAVDYCIAHKLPYMIICQSGGARMQEATYSLMQLAKVQAKLAQLSEAGLLYIAYLCDPTFGGITASFAMTADIIMAEPGALIGFAGPRVIRETIGRDLPEGFQTSEFLQEKGFVDFIVKRTEIQDTVAKTVNLLAVKA, from the coding sequence ATGGCATTCGACTGGTTTAAAAGAAAAGCAAAAAACATTACCACTTCTACTGATGAAAAAAAGGACGTTCCCAAAGGCCTGTGGCATCAGACTCCTTCCGGAAAAGTAGTGGAACATGATGAACTAAAGAGAAATAACTACGTTTCTCCTGAAGACGGATTTCATGTGAGAATAGGAAGTGCAGAATTTTTTGACATCCTTTTTGACGGTGGTAAATTTACCGAACTGGATGCCAATGTTGAGAGTATTGATATCTTAAACTTCAAAGATACAAAGCCTTACAAAGACCGTCTGAAAGAAGTGAAAGCTAAAACAAAGCTTACAGATTCTATCAGAAACGCAGTAGGAACTGTAAAAGGAACTGAAATGGTAGTTTCTTGTATGGATTTTGCTTTCATCGGTGGATCTTTGGGTTCTGTAATGGGAGAAAAGATCAGAAGAGCTGTAGATTACTGTATCGCACATAAGCTTCCGTATATGATTATCTGTCAGTCCGGAGGAGCAAGAATGCAGGAAGCCACTTACTCTCTGATGCAATTGGCAAAAGTTCAGGCTAAATTAGCTCAGCTTTCCGAAGCAGGACTTTTATACATCGCTTACCTTTGTGACCCTACATTCGGAGGAATCACAGCTTCTTTCGCTATGACTGCCGATATCATCATGGCAGAGCCGGGAGCACTGATCGGTTTTGCTGGACCAAGAGTAATCCGTGAAACGATTGGTAGAGACTTACCGGAAGGATTCCAGACATCAGAATTCTTACAGGAAAAAGGATTTGTAGATTTCATCGTAAAAAGAACTGAAATTCAGGATACGGTTGCCAAAACAGTTAATTTATTGGCTGTAAAAGCATAG
- the fbaA gene encoding class II fructose-bisphosphate aldolase: MSRIFPAGVATGQLVTDIFQYAKENKFALPAVNVIGSSNVNATMETAAKLNAPVIIQFSNGGAAFNAGKGLSNDGQKSAILGAIAGAKHIHTLAEAYGATVILHTDHCAKKLLPWIDGLMDANEEFFKQTGKSLYSSHMLDLSEESLEENLEISAKYFERMAKLQMTLEVEIGVTGGEEDGVDNSDVDNSKLYTQPEDVAYTYEKLKAISDNFTIAAAFGNVHGVYKPGNVVLTPKILDNSQKYVQEKFGTAAKPINFVFHGGSGSTLEEIREAIDYGVIKMNIDTDLQFAYTEGIRDYMINNIEYLRAQIGNPEGEEKPNKKFYDPRVWVRKGEDTFSARLVKAFEDLNNVNTLK; the protein is encoded by the coding sequence ATGAGCAGAATTTTTCCGGCAGGAGTTGCCACAGGTCAGTTAGTTACTGATATCTTTCAGTATGCTAAAGAAAACAAATTTGCATTACCTGCAGTAAACGTAATTGGATCAAGCAACGTAAACGCTACGATGGAAACTGCAGCGAAATTAAACGCTCCTGTAATTATTCAGTTTTCAAATGGAGGAGCTGCGTTCAACGCAGGGAAAGGATTAAGCAATGACGGACAAAAGTCTGCAATCTTAGGAGCTATCGCGGGAGCAAAACATATTCACACGCTTGCAGAAGCTTACGGAGCAACAGTAATTTTACACACAGACCACTGTGCAAAGAAATTACTTCCCTGGATTGATGGTTTGATGGATGCTAACGAAGAATTCTTCAAGCAGACAGGAAAATCTCTTTACTCTTCTCACATGTTAGACCTTTCTGAGGAATCTTTAGAAGAAAACCTTGAGATTTCAGCTAAATATTTCGAAAGAATGGCTAAGCTTCAGATGACTCTTGAAGTAGAAATCGGGGTTACCGGTGGTGAAGAAGACGGTGTTGACAACTCAGACGTTGATAACTCTAAATTATATACACAGCCTGAAGATGTAGCTTATACTTATGAAAAATTAAAAGCTATTTCTGACAACTTCACAATCGCTGCTGCTTTCGGTAACGTACACGGAGTTTACAAGCCAGGAAACGTGGTTCTTACTCCGAAAATTCTTGACAATTCTCAGAAATATGTTCAGGAGAAATTCGGAACGGCTGCTAAACCGATCAACTTTGTATTCCACGGAGGTTCAGGATCTACTTTAGAAGAGATCAGAGAAGCGATCGATTACGGAGTAATCAAAATGAACATTGATACTGACCTTCAGTTTGCATACACAGAAGGAATCAGAGATTATATGATCAACAATATTGAATATTTAAGAGCTCAGATCGGAAACCCTGAAGGAGAAGAAAAACCTAACAAAAAATTCTATGATCCAAGAGTTTGGGTAAGAAAAGGTGAGGATACATTCTCTGCAAGATTGGTGAAAGCATTTGAAGATTTAAATAACGTAAATACTTTAAAATAA
- a CDS encoding NAD kinase has protein sequence MKAAIYSQKKDLDTFLYLSKFISELEARGVKSVLYDEMAEALQFSKIFETFNCKQDLLDKEVDLFFTFGGDGTIVNSLTFIEDLEIPVVGVNTGRLGFLAFFTKEQVFKELDSILKGDVKTSRRSVIEVVSPKLEGSFPYALNDVTVSRKETTSMITVDSYINDEFLNVFWGDGVIISTPTGSTAYSLSCGGPIISPNNENFVITPIAPHNLNVRPLVVNDKVEIKFRVESRVPQYSLSLDSRLIHIETDKEIIIKKAKFQLLLVQPNSLSFYETIRQKLLWGRDKRN, from the coding sequence ATGAAGGCAGCCATATATTCTCAGAAAAAAGATCTTGATACTTTTTTATATTTAAGCAAGTTTATCTCTGAACTTGAAGCAAGAGGTGTAAAATCTGTTCTGTATGATGAAATGGCTGAGGCTCTTCAGTTTTCAAAAATATTCGAAACTTTCAACTGCAAACAGGATCTTCTGGATAAAGAGGTAGATCTGTTCTTCACTTTCGGTGGTGACGGAACTATTGTGAATTCTTTAACCTTCATTGAAGATCTTGAAATTCCGGTAGTAGGAGTAAATACAGGACGTCTTGGATTTTTAGCCTTTTTCACGAAGGAACAGGTGTTTAAAGAACTGGATTCTATCTTAAAAGGAGATGTAAAAACAAGCCGACGTTCAGTAATAGAAGTGGTTTCGCCCAAGCTTGAAGGGTCTTTTCCTTATGCGTTGAATGATGTTACCGTGTCCAGAAAAGAAACCACATCCATGATCACCGTTGATTCTTATATTAACGATGAATTTCTCAATGTATTCTGGGGCGATGGCGTGATCATTTCAACGCCAACAGGCTCTACCGCATACTCTCTGAGCTGCGGAGGACCAATTATCTCTCCCAACAACGAAAATTTTGTCATTACTCCAATTGCACCTCACAACCTGAACGTAAGGCCTCTGGTTGTAAATGATAAGGTAGAAATAAAATTCAGGGTGGAAAGCCGTGTACCTCAATACTCCCTTTCCTTAGACTCCCGGCTGATCCATATAGAAACAGATAAAGAAATCATTATCAAAAAAGCAAAATTCCAGCTTCTTCTGGTACAGCCCAACAGTTTAAGTTTCTACGAAACCATCCGTCAGAAGCTACTTTGGGGAAGAGATAAAAGAAATTAG
- a CDS encoding CBS domain-containing protein, whose amino-acid sequence MFIKDYISKDFPCFSLSDSIESARNILEDFGYSHVFIKKSHHFYGAIAMDFLYEEEGGTLKDLEHQIERFAILEDSNIMDSIRLFYTFSSNIIPVINKNEKYLGYITCEDVFQDLSRYPLFSETGAILTVETPARKYSMTEITNIVESNNSKFYGGFISFMSDEVVQITIKISNENLASIDATFDRYDYRIVEKYYSDEKSDLFKDRFGFLQKFIEI is encoded by the coding sequence ATGTTTATCAAGGACTATATCTCAAAAGACTTTCCGTGTTTTAGCCTGTCTGACTCCATAGAGTCGGCCAGAAATATATTGGAAGATTTTGGATATTCCCATGTTTTCATCAAAAAATCCCACCACTTCTATGGTGCTATCGCCATGGACTTTCTGTATGAGGAAGAGGGAGGAACACTGAAAGATCTGGAACATCAGATAGAGCGTTTTGCTATTCTGGAAGATAGTAATATTATGGACAGTATTCGTCTGTTCTATACATTCAGTTCCAATATAATTCCGGTGATCAATAAAAATGAAAAATATCTGGGTTATATTACCTGTGAAGATGTTTTTCAGGACCTTTCCCGTTATCCTCTGTTTTCAGAGACAGGAGCCATTCTTACTGTAGAAACTCCTGCCAGAAAATATTCTATGACGGAAATTACCAATATTGTAGAAAGCAACAACTCGAAGTTTTACGGCGGGTTTATAAGCTTTATGTCTGATGAAGTGGTCCAGATCACCATAAAGATCAGTAATGAAAACCTTGCCTCGATAGACGCTACTTTTGACCGGTACGACTACAGAATTGTTGAAAAATACTATTCTGATGAGAAATCCGATCTGTTTAAAGACCGATTCGGTTTTTTACAAAAATTCATAGAAATATAA
- a CDS encoding RNA methyltransferase: MVQKLKLEELNRIDVETFKKVEKIPLVIILDNIRSMHNVGAAFRTADAFLIEKIILCGITPQPPHREIHKAALGATESVDWSHEADTNTAVADLKSNGYEIIGIEQTTDSQMITDFTIDKSKKYALILGNEVEGISDEVLPNIDVFLEIPQLGTKHSLNVSVCGGIVMWEFAKALK; the protein is encoded by the coding sequence TTGGTACAGAAACTAAAACTGGAAGAACTTAACAGAATAGATGTAGAAACATTTAAGAAGGTTGAAAAAATTCCGTTGGTCATCATTTTAGATAATATCAGAAGTATGCACAATGTAGGTGCAGCCTTCAGAACAGCAGATGCATTTTTAATTGAAAAAATAATCCTCTGTGGAATTACGCCCCAACCCCCTCATCGCGAGATCCATAAAGCGGCGTTGGGAGCTACAGAAAGTGTAGACTGGTCTCATGAAGCAGATACCAATACTGCTGTTGCCGATTTGAAAAGCAATGGTTATGAAATCATCGGAATTGAACAGACTACGGACAGCCAAATGATTACAGATTTTACGATTGATAAATCGAAAAAATACGCCCTGATTTTAGGAAATGAAGTAGAGGGAATCAGTGATGAAGTTCTTCCTAATATTGATGTGTTTTTAGAGATTCCTCAACTTGGAACGAAACATTCTCTTAATGTAAGTGTATGTGGCGGAATTGTAATGTGGGAATTTGCAAAAGCTTTAAAATAA
- a CDS encoding toxin-antitoxin system YwqK family antitoxin, whose protein sequence is MKYIFLLFFSASALIMAQKPCGYKDGLQEGACKEFYENGQVKNVVEWKKGKLDGDAVFYYDNGKIQSKGEYKKGYKVKEWSYFDKNGVLTSKEAFRNGEKNIYDNSLTATFYSPAGKITEISNYKFNKLQGESKTFHEDGKSVKDIGQYDNGLATGKWKVFYPSGKLQRETEFANDKRNGTRVHYREDGSIEKTEVYKDGKLISTK, encoded by the coding sequence ATGAAGTACATCTTTTTATTATTTTTTTCCGCTTCTGCTCTCATTATGGCGCAGAAACCCTGCGGATATAAAGACGGTTTACAGGAGGGAGCCTGCAAAGAGTTTTATGAAAACGGACAGGTTAAAAATGTGGTGGAATGGAAAAAAGGAAAACTGGACGGCGATGCTGTTTTTTATTATGATAATGGAAAAATACAGTCCAAAGGCGAATATAAAAAAGGATATAAGGTAAAAGAATGGTCCTATTTTGACAAAAATGGAGTCCTTACATCCAAAGAGGCTTTTAGGAATGGAGAAAAGAATATTTATGACAACAGTCTTACCGCTACTTTTTATTCTCCTGCCGGTAAAATAACTGAAATTTCGAATTATAAATTCAATAAATTACAGGGAGAAAGCAAAACCTTCCATGAAGACGGAAAATCGGTAAAAGACATTGGCCAGTATGACAACGGTCTTGCTACCGGAAAATGGAAAGTGTTCTATCCATCAGGAAAATTACAGCGCGAAACCGAATTTGCCAATGACAAAAGAAACGGCACCCGGGTTCATTACCGTGAAGATGGAAGCATAGAAAAGACAGAGGTCTACAAAGACGGAAAATTAATCTCAACAAAATAA
- a CDS encoding bestrophin family protein, protein MRVYNTKHFLKILFSLHKSDTLKILFPSMILVGLYSWGIQYLEVEYLHLTSKSGISNVGMIHSLLGFVLSLLLVFRTNTAYDRWWEGRKLWGKLVNDTRNFAIKINTILGDNRQDAEQIARYLKFFPHFLAKHLSKESTRLALDEDYSEIESSLKNHGPSEMIILLSHKLNQLKKEGKISEVEMLYLDTQLSGFLDVCGGCERIKNTPIPYSYSSFIKKFIILYVFALPIAYVITIGLFMIPLTVFVYYVLMSLELIAEEIEDPFNNDENDIPMETLAQNIEKNVHQIMIRK, encoded by the coding sequence ATGAGAGTCTACAACACCAAACATTTCCTTAAAATCCTATTCAGTCTCCACAAAAGCGATACCCTGAAAATTCTTTTCCCAAGTATGATTCTTGTAGGATTATACTCATGGGGAATTCAGTATCTGGAAGTAGAATATCTTCACCTTACTTCAAAATCAGGAATCAGCAATGTGGGAATGATTCACTCTCTGCTGGGCTTTGTTCTTTCTCTTTTGCTGGTTTTCAGAACCAATACCGCTTATGACAGATGGTGGGAAGGCAGGAAACTTTGGGGCAAACTGGTCAATGACACCCGAAATTTTGCCATAAAAATCAACACCATTCTTGGCGATAACCGTCAGGATGCTGAGCAGATTGCAAGATATCTCAAATTCTTTCCTCACTTTTTAGCCAAGCACCTTTCCAAGGAATCTACAAGACTCGCTTTGGATGAAGATTATTCTGAAATTGAAAGCTCCTTAAAAAATCATGGCCCAAGTGAAATGATTATCCTGTTAAGCCATAAATTAAATCAATTAAAAAAAGAAGGAAAAATATCTGAAGTTGAAATGCTGTATCTGGATACACAGCTTTCCGGGTTTCTGGATGTTTGTGGAGGCTGTGAGCGAATCAAAAACACTCCGATTCCTTATTCCTACTCTTCTTTCATCAAGAAATTTATTATCCTGTACGTTTTTGCCTTGCCCATTGCTTACGTGATCACTATTGGCCTTTTCATGATTCCGCTTACCGTTTTCGTATACTATGTACTGATGAGTCTTGAACTCATTGCAGAAGAAATTGAAGATCCTTTCAATAATGATGAAAATGATATTCCTATGGAAACATTGGCTCAGAATATTGAGAAGAATGTGCATCAGATTATGATCAGAAAATAA
- a CDS encoding cupin-like domain-containing protein, which produces MILENVDIVTDISKEDFQKNYFKKQKPLLIKNFASRWDAFDKWNLAYIREKAGDQEVPLYDNKPADASKSSDAPVTHMKMKEYIDTIKSKPSDLRIFFYIITDRLPELLKNFTYPDLGMKFFKRLPTLFFGGSEAHVLMHYDVDLGDFMHIHFEGKKRILLFDQKQSPFLYKVPLSVHTIYELDYENPDYEKFPALKYAKGYEIFMEHGDALFIPGAFWHFNRYLEPGFSLSLRALPNKPNVFANMLYHVFIMRYTDKLMRKLFKAKWVNYKQKWAYKKSSEALEKHLSEK; this is translated from the coding sequence ATGATCCTCGAAAATGTAGATATTGTAACTGATATCAGTAAAGAAGATTTTCAGAAGAATTATTTCAAAAAGCAGAAGCCTCTTTTGATTAAGAATTTTGCCAGCCGCTGGGATGCCTTCGACAAATGGAATCTGGCATATATCAGAGAAAAGGCAGGCGATCAGGAAGTTCCTTTGTATGATAATAAACCGGCCGATGCCTCTAAAAGTTCTGATGCTCCGGTGACCCATATGAAAATGAAGGAATATATTGATACCATAAAAAGTAAGCCTTCAGACCTTCGTATCTTTTTCTATATCATTACAGACAGGCTTCCCGAACTGCTGAAAAATTTCACCTATCCGGATCTTGGAATGAAGTTTTTTAAGAGACTTCCGACTTTATTTTTCGGAGGAAGCGAAGCCCATGTTTTAATGCATTATGATGTGGATCTGGGTGATTTTATGCATATTCACTTTGAAGGAAAGAAAAGAATCCTGCTTTTTGATCAGAAACAGTCTCCGTTTTTATATAAAGTTCCTTTATCTGTTCATACCATTTACGAACTGGATTATGAAAATCCGGATTATGAGAAGTTCCCCGCATTGAAATATGCAAAAGGCTACGAGATTTTCATGGAACATGGTGATGCTCTTTTTATTCCCGGAGCGTTCTGGCATTTCAACAGATATCTTGAGCCTGGTTTTTCTCTTTCTTTAAGAGCACTTCCCAATAAACCCAATGTCTTTGCCAATATGCTGTATCATGTTTTCATTATGAGATACACGGATAAGCTTATGAGAAAATTATTCAAAGCCAAATGGGTGAACTACAAGCAAAAATGGGCCTATAAGAAAAGTTCTGAGGCTTTGGAAAAGCACCTTTCAGAAAAATAA
- a CDS encoding GNAT family N-acetyltransferase, which produces MEFPVLETERLILRQLTFNDIQDLFEYFSLDEVMEYYDLDTFKTPDDSRRIIEHFNSEFEKGKGFRWALELKSGGKVIGTCGYHNWYREHFRAEVGYELNPKFWQQSYMKEALLPILTYGFETMRLHRVDAFIDPSNISSERLLSSLNFSKEGTLKDYFFEKGKFVDATIFGLINK; this is translated from the coding sequence ATGGAATTTCCTGTTTTAGAGACAGAAAGACTTATCTTGCGCCAGCTTACGTTCAATGACATCCAGGACCTTTTCGAGTATTTTTCTCTGGATGAGGTCATGGAATATTACGATCTGGACACTTTCAAAACGCCTGATGATTCCCGCCGCATTATCGAACATTTTAACAGTGAGTTTGAAAAAGGAAAAGGATTCAGGTGGGCTCTGGAGCTGAAATCCGGTGGAAAAGTCATCGGTACATGTGGTTACCACAACTGGTACAGGGAGCATTTCAGGGCAGAAGTCGGCTATGAACTTAATCCAAAATTCTGGCAGCAATCTTATATGAAAGAAGCTCTTCTTCCCATTCTGACCTATGGATTTGAAACAATGAGACTTCACCGCGTGGACGCATTCATTGACCCTTCCAATATTTCTTCTGAAAGACTGTTGTCTTCTTTAAATTTCAGCAAAGAAGGAACGCTGAAAGATTATTTTTTTGAAAAAGGGAAATTTGTAGACGCAACAATATTCGGACTTATCAATAAATAA